TAGCTATAGTAGTTCCATGCCATAGAGTAATCGGCAGCAGTGGAAAACTGGTTGGGTATGCTGGAGGATTAGATACAAAAGATGAACTACTAAAATTAGAAAAAAGATATAATAGATAATAATAAATTAAGGGGCAGTTTCCATCACATATTTTGACTTTGTTAGTCATGGTATATATATGGAGACTGCCCCTTAGATACTATATGTACTCTAATAATATTTGTTTATGTAATGACATTTATTCAGAAACAATAAAGCTGTCATATCCGGCTTTATCTACAAGGTCTTTTCTTTTAGTAGCATTTTTCATTTGTGAAAATGTACCAGCTATAACTCTATGCTTATTGTTGCTTGGTGAAACATAAGCATCTATTTTCTTAGCGATAAGTTCTTCTTTTAGCTTAGTAGCATTTTCTTTTTTGTCAAATGAACCTACAATTACTCTAAAATATTTTTTAGAAGTGTTTGAAGTTGTAGTTGTACTGGATTTTGAACTAGAAGAACCATTATTTACTGTAGAAGTATCAGATTTTTTATCTTCTTCTTCTTTTTCATCTAACTTCTTGTTAAGGTCTTCATTTTGGCTTTTAAGATCATCAATAATCTTATCTTTTTCAGCTAGAGAATCTTCAAGTTCTTTTATTTTCTCCATAGATTCAGTGTCTTCATTTGATTCATTGGAATCATTACCAGTTGTAATGTCTGTAGTTTCTTGTTGCTTACTTGCATCATTAGTATCATCATTCACCATTTCATTGAGTGATGGTTTCTTTTGACAACCAACAAGAACTAGGGTTAATAGTAACATACTTATTAATACTTTTTTAATCATTTATTCTCCTCCTCGATATGATTATGATACATAAGTCATTTTACTGATAATATGCTAATAATTGTAATAACTTATGTCATATTAGATTATATAGCAGATATATGTCGATTTCAATAGTAGATATGTTTGAGGGTTGACTTTTTATGAGTAGAACAGTATATTTATATTATTGTATTTACATTTTTTAAATATCGTGGTTTAATGTAATAAAAAGGCAAAGCGTTAAAGCTTACACAAGGAGGCAACATGAAGCGATTAATGATTATTGAAGATTACGAATCAAAGATGAGTCTAATGGAGACTGAGATAGCAGTAAAACAAACGAAAGATTTTTTTGAAAATTCTTTATCAAAAGTATTGAATCTTACAAGGGTATCAGCACCATTATTTGTATTACCTGAAACAGGACTTAATGATAACTTGAATGGATATGAAAGACCTGTTAATTTTGATATCAAGGAAACAGGCAAGGTTGCAGAGATTGTACATTCTCTAGCAAAATGGAAAAGAATGGCTCTACATCGTTATAAAGTTGAAGCTGGAAAAGGTATCTATACTGATATGAACGCTATAAGAAGAGATGAAGAGATGGACAATCTTCACTCAATCTATGTAGATCAATGGGATTGGGAAAGAGTTGTTACCAAAGAACAAAGAAATGAAGAATTCCTAAAAGATGTGGTTAAAAAAATCTATCAAGTTTTTAAAGATACAGAGAATTTCTTATATGAAAAATACTCATTTCTAGGTAAAAATCTACCTGAAGACATCAAGTTTATTACTACTCAAGAATTAGAAAATCTATATCCTGACCTAAAACCTTCTGAAAGAGAAGACAGAGCTGCAAAAGAACATTATGCTGTTTTCATCATGAAAATAGGAGGAGCTCTAAAATCAGGAGAGAAACATGATGGTAGAGCACCAGACTATGATGACTGGGAATTAAACGGAGATATTGTATTCTGGAATCCAGTATTAAATAGAGCTTTTGAATTATCATCTATGGGTATTCGTGTAGATGAAGAATCTCTTGAAAGCCAACTAGTAATTGCAGAGGCAGAGGAAAGAAAAGAATTGAAATATCATCAAATGATACTTAATAAGACTCTTCCTTATACAATTGGTGGTGGGATAGGTCAATCAAGAATATGTATGTACTTCTTAAAAAAAGCACATATTGGAGAGGTACAAGCTAGTATTTGGCCAGAAGAAATGATAACAGACTGTGAATCTCATGGTATTAATTTATTATAGATTATTTTTTGATAAGTGAAATATTTTTTGTAATAATTTGTTTTGAAATTTTCAAGTAGTATTCCTAATGGTTTTTTTATTAGGAAAGTTTAACAGTTATATCTTGATATAAGAAGGAAATATACATGTTTATTACAAAAAAACTAAGCTTATAATGATTATTATCTAAAAAACAAAAAAGTTGACAAAGGTATTGTGTATAAATATAATAATAAAAGTGATAAAACTTTAATATTATTGGTAAATGAGTTTGAGTATCTTTGGATAAGCAATTTTATGGACCAGTTTCTCTTATAGCTTTCTTATTGAAATAAGCTTTAATTGAACTGGTCTTTTATATAGATTTTTTTAATAAAACTTATTTTCTAGGGAGGATCAGACATGACTAAAGGACAATTAGAAGCATTGATAAGTACTAAAATGGTAGCTTTCCAACGAGAACAATTGGGTAGAGGTGCTGAAGGAACAAAAACTTATATTAATGGAGACATGATTATAATAAGAATGAAAAATGTTCTGACACCAGCCGAGAAACAATTAGCTATTACTGATCAAGGTAAAGGTTTGATAAAAGAGATAAGGATTCAGTTAGAGAGTATCATCCGTCCAAAATTAGAAGAATTGATGCAGAATCTTACTGGAGCAAAAGTAATAAGTATACACAATGATATTAGTACCAAAACAGGTGAACGAATTGATATGTTCATATTGGATTGTAATCTAGAAGAAAGATTAAAACTAGATTGATCTTCACAGTATTTTTTAAGATTTATTAATATATTAAAACATTGAAGCAGTTCAAGTTTTTAATATGATAATAAATTATTACATTGATATGATTAATTAACTAGAAATTATTATAAGGAGAGTGTCATAATGTTATCATATGGTTTTTTCTTAGATTTAGCGATTATCTTACTTAGTACAAAATTATTAGGTTTAATGACTAGAAAAATACGTATGCCACAAGTAGTAGGAGCACTTCTTGCGGGATTAATACTTGGACCAGCACTATTGAATGTTGTCCATGAAAGTGATTTTATAGATAAGATGGCTGAGTTAGGTGTTATTGTTCTAATGTTCTCAGCAGGTCTTGAAACAGATTTGAAAGAATTGAAAAAATGCGGAAAAGCATCTTTTATTATTGCAGTATTAGGAGTTTTATTGCCTCTTGTTGGAGGTCTTGTAGTAGCTGGATTGTTTGCTGGTAATCTAGCACATATGACTCAAAAAGAATTACTTGAAAATATATTCATCGGAGTGGTTCTTACAGCAACATCTGTTAGCATTACAGTTGAAACATTAAGGGAAATGGGAAAATTGAAATCTCCATCAGGAACTGCTATTCTTGGAGCTGCGGTTATTGATGATGTACTTGGAATAATAATTCTAACAGTCATTTCTAGTTTTGCTGACCCAAGTGTTAGTATTGTAAGTATTTTAGTAAGAATATTATTATTCTTTGTATTCGCTGCTATCTGTGCATTTGTTTTCTATTATATATTCAATAAAATGTCTGATAAGTACGGAAAGAAAAGAAGACTTCCAATATATAGTTTAGCATTCTGTTTGATTCTAGCTTACATAGCTGAAGAGTTTTTTGGAGTAGCAGATATAACAGGAGCATTCTTGGCAGGGATAATCATTTCTAATGTAACTCATTCCGATTATGTTTCAGAGAAGCTGGATATTACATCCTATATGCTTTTATCACCTATTTTCTTTGCTAGTATAGGTATAAAGACAAGTGTTGAAAATATGGATATGAAGATTATTCTATTCGCAGTAGTACTACTTATCATTGCAATCCTTACTAAGGTAGTAGGATGTGGATTGGGTGCTAGAATGTGTGGATATGAGAGCAAAGAGGCTGTTCAAATTGGAGTTGGAATGATTTCCAGAGGTGAAGTTGCACTTATTGTAGCTGATAAAGGAGCATCTATCGGACTTATGAATCATACATATTTTGCGCCTCTGATTATCGTTGTTATCATTACCACAATAATTACGCCAATACTTTTGAAGGTAGTTTACAATAACAAAAACAATAAAAAAGTTAGTATGTCAAGATGAAAATTGGAGGCATGATAAAATGTATTTGGTATTATGTACAATAAATGACGAAAGCAAAAAGAATCTATTTGAAAGTGTATTAACAACAAAAAATGGAGTTCATAGTGTTTTATGGTTAACAGTAAAAGACGGATTAGATAAAAAACTAAAAAACACTATCATAGGTGGTTCTATTTCAGGATTATACGAAAACAAATACAAGTTGACTAGTTTGATCACAATGGAAAAAGAATCATATAAAGATATATATGGGAAATTACAGAAATTAGGATTAGAAGATTACATTGACAGTTATGCCACATTACCAATACTAGAAGATTGTAAATCTATTTCATTAGCCTAAGGAGTGCTTAATTTGAGTAACAATAATAAAACTACGGATACATTGAATCATTGGTATACTCTGGATTTAAAGGTCATATTAGAAGGAATTATCATTGGATTCATAACAGGACTTATAATTGTTTCATACAGAGTGTGTTTAAGCCATGCAGATGAGATTAGAGATAAAGCCTATGAATTTATGTCTGGGAAAACTGCA
The window above is part of the Vallitalea guaymasensis genome. Proteins encoded here:
- a CDS encoding DUF2294 domain-containing protein; its protein translation is MTKGQLEALISTKMVAFQREQLGRGAEGTKTYINGDMIIIRMKNVLTPAEKQLAITDQGKGLIKEIRIQLESIIRPKLEELMQNLTGAKVISIHNDISTKTGERIDMFILDCNLEERLKLD
- a CDS encoding SPOR domain-containing protein produces the protein MIKKVLISMLLLTLVLVGCQKKPSLNEMVNDDTNDASKQQETTDITTGNDSNESNEDTESMEKIKELEDSLAEKDKIIDDLKSQNEDLNKKLDEKEEEDKKSDTSTVNNGSSSSKSSTTTTSNTSKKYFRVIVGSFDKKENATKLKEELIAKKIDAYVSPSNNKHRVIAGTFSQMKNATKRKDLVDKAGYDSFIVSE
- a CDS encoding cation:proton antiporter, which produces MLSYGFFLDLAIILLSTKLLGLMTRKIRMPQVVGALLAGLILGPALLNVVHESDFIDKMAELGVIVLMFSAGLETDLKELKKCGKASFIIAVLGVLLPLVGGLVVAGLFAGNLAHMTQKELLENIFIGVVLTATSVSITVETLREMGKLKSPSGTAILGAAVIDDVLGIIILTVISSFADPSVSIVSILVRILLFFVFAAICAFVFYYIFNKMSDKYGKKRRLPIYSLAFCLILAYIAEEFFGVADITGAFLAGIIISNVTHSDYVSEKLDITSYMLLSPIFFASIGIKTSVENMDMKIILFAVVLLIIAILTKVVGCGLGARMCGYESKEAVQIGVGMISRGEVALIVADKGASIGLMNHTYFAPLIIVVIITTIITPILLKVVYNNKNNKKVSMSR
- the asnA gene encoding aspartate--ammonia ligase, which codes for MKRLMIIEDYESKMSLMETEIAVKQTKDFFENSLSKVLNLTRVSAPLFVLPETGLNDNLNGYERPVNFDIKETGKVAEIVHSLAKWKRMALHRYKVEAGKGIYTDMNAIRRDEEMDNLHSIYVDQWDWERVVTKEQRNEEFLKDVVKKIYQVFKDTENFLYEKYSFLGKNLPEDIKFITTQELENLYPDLKPSEREDRAAKEHYAVFIMKIGGALKSGEKHDGRAPDYDDWELNGDIVFWNPVLNRAFELSSMGIRVDEESLESQLVIAEAEERKELKYHQMILNKTLPYTIGGGIGQSRICMYFLKKAHIGEVQASIWPEEMITDCESHGINLL